From Eriocheir sinensis breed Jianghai 21 chromosome 37, ASM2467909v1, whole genome shotgun sequence, one genomic window encodes:
- the LOC127008434 gene encoding tripartite motif-containing protein 67-like, which produces MEEEVRCVACGAPFTEPVLLPCLHALCRGCASAAQRPVHALLAEPAPGASGAAASHEQEPPDGGDSDKASVYSETDSGVVVASRPASCVPSPEASGACEGGEGGAGATQQGIRCPVCLKVSPLGAGGAAELPRHNAMARIIARVRGGEPPPAEAPPQATTTVTGGAATLPPCQLCEGPPRPAATECSQCRVLYCGPCLASCHPARGPLAAHTLGPVMPLEGPSGQWTGEVCAAHGERPTQYCLLCRWWGCNECGPRHGQQGGHDLQPLDNLAKTHKVRGDLCFMLSSGRNGGWVLCGAVCLW; this is translated from the coding sequence atggaggaggaggtgcggtgCGTGGCGTGCGGCGCGCCCTTCACTGAGCCCGTGCTGCTGCCGTGCCTACATGCCTTGTGTCGAGGATGTGCGAGTGCCGCGCAGCGCCCCGTGCACGCCCTGCTGGCCGAGCCCGCCCCAGGGGCCTCCGGGGCCGCCGCCAGCCATGAGCAGGAGCCGCCCGACGGCGGCGACAGCGACAAGGCTTCGGTGTACAGTGAGACGGACAGCGGCGTGGTGGTGGCCTCGCGCCCTGCCTCCTGCGTGCCCAGCCCCGAGGCCTCGGGGGCGTGCGAGGGCGgcgagggcggggcgggggcgacCCAGCAGGGCATCCGATGCCCCGTGTGCCTGAAGGTGTCGCCGCTGGGGGCGGGCGGCGCCGCGGAGCTGCCCCGTCACAACGCCATGGCCAGGATTATCGCCCGCGTTCGAGGAGGCGAGCCGCCCCCGGCGGAGGCGCCGCCGCAGGCCACGACGACCGTCACGGGGGGcgccgccaccctgccaccgTGCCAGCTGTGTGAggggccgccccgccccgccgccacgGAGTGCAGCCAGTGCCGCGTGCTGTACTGCGGGCCCTGCCTGGCCTCGTGCCACCCCGCCCGGGGCCCGCTGGCTGCCCACACCCTGGGGCCCGTCATGCCTCTGGAGGGCCCCTCGGGGCAGTGGACGGGGGAGGTGTGTGCTGCCCACGGGGAGCGGCCCACGCAGTACTGCCTGCTGTGCCGCTGGTGGGGCTGCAACGAGTGTGGGCCGCGGCACGGCCAGCAGGGCGGCCACGACCTGCAGCCCCTCGACAACCTCGCCAAAACCCACAAGGTGCGTGGCGACCTGTGCTTTATGCTGTCCAGCGGCAGGAATGGGGGGTGGGTGCTGTGTGGTGCGGTGTGCCTGTGGtga